The following is a genomic window from Chloracidobacterium sp..
GGACGTGAAATTACCTCTCAAGAAACACCTGCACGATGACGATTCGTTGTTCGAGTTAACAGGGAGCGACGATGGGCGACTATTTGATGCGTTTAAGCCTGTTGGTAAATGCTTTCGTTCAAGAAGTAGCCTGTCATATTTAAAACGTGAAATTGTTAGTGGGATCCTGGCATGGCATAACAGCAATCCAGGGTTTCTAAATACAACTGAGACCAAACCGACAATTGAAAATTGGGTGGAGATTTTTTTTCAGGTGCTTTTGATCTCTCTCGTCTATAAGTCTTGGATCGAATATTTTCCTGCGCCGTGTGGCATCTTGCATCACGAGAATATTAGGTTGTATCGCAATTTGGGTGGACTTATTGTTGGGTATAAACTCAACGATCAACTCTCGCAGGAAGAAAGGGCGATATTCAGGCTCATCTCATCGAGAATAACCGCCGCGGCAGCGATACAAGAAACAATTGAACTAGGAGGTGGCGGGTCCGCGTGAACCCCATAATTGCACTTGATGACCTTGTTGCCGACTTGCCATTTTCTGTGGTTGGTCGGCCAAATCTGAGACAGGACTTGAGAAGGTTGTTCCTAGCCTTGACTGATAGTATTTTTGTCAAGGGAAACGATAAGGTTACCCTGTTGTCATACTCCTTTGCCACTCTAAAGAAAGCGGAAACTTGGGAGACTGATACTTTTGCCCAGGATTTCTTTTTTTATTCCAGAAACGACCGATTCTCGCTTGCTTTTTTGAATGCCTATTATGGAATAAGGGTTAACTTCACAGACGCACATACTTCGAATAATGTGGCACTCCTTCTCAGTGAGCTTTTCGTGCATGACCTTGGGTTTAGGGTTCGTTACATTGATGACGGTGATGATTGGCAATTTGGATATGTATGGGCTTTGAATACATTCTCAATAAAGATCCCGGTATCTTGGTTGATCAAGGGGCGTGATCCAAGAAGTAAGTTTAAACAGGAATTCGGTAAGTTCATCAAATCTGCGATGGGGGTTCTTTCGAATCCTGAAAATATTAGTAAGCTTTTAGTTACAAATAAAAAGGAAAGTGAGCGTGGAACCTTTGATAAGAACACGCCGGAGAAAGGTTATAGTGCAACTAACGATCAGCTCAACGAGCTAACGGAGAAGTTCATTGAAACAATCTTTGATGAAAACAAAAGGCGAGGGAAGAAGGAGGAAATGGTCCGTGGAATCTTACAATGGCACCAGAGTAACCCTGGCTATCTTACATCGGAAACTGAGCGGTCTGCTAGCGATGACGGGTCCGAAGAGGTACCTAAGATACGCAGGCTCGCTAAAGAATGGGTTGATCTATTGTTCCAGATCTCATTTATATCTCTTGTGTATGATTCATGGGTTGAATATTTCCCTGCGACATGCGGAATCCAAGAGTCACATAATGAAGGCTCTGATCATGAAGGAACCACACCGCAGAAACTGTATAGAAATCTCGGGGCGGTGATCGTCGGCTACGATTTTAACGGAGAAGGGCTTACAGACGACGAGAGAAGCGCTTTTAAGCTTATATCCTCCCGAATAAATGTAGCGGTAGCCGGAGATTTTATTTATAAAATGAATCGCCAGTTGCAAATTGATGCGTTGAGGCGCCATTTCGCTAGCGTTTGCCGAGAATTGATAAGCGATACGCCCCTTGACGATGGGAGCAACATTACTGAATATCTGCATGGGAGACAACGTAATCCTAAAGCTCATGAATTCCTGAGAACCAGGTTGGATCACAAGGATGCGTTCGGAACCCAACTTATCGAATGGCATGCTAACCAACCCGATCGATTTTCAAAGTACCTGACGGTAGTGTCAAGTTCTTTGTGTAAATGATCTCCCTTCATTTTCAGTAGTAGTAGCAGGGGCTGTGGGAACGGTGGAAAAATGTCTTTTATTTTTCCACGGTTTCCATAGCCCGATCTTGTCAACTCTGTGGCAGCCGGTCTTCGTAGACGATAGCGAACCGGCTGAGGGCGGCCTTCCAATCGCGGATCGGCATGGTCCATTTTTTTGTGATATTTCGCAGAGCGAGATAGAGCAGTTTTTGCACGGCCTCGTCATTTGGAAATGATCCGCGGGCCTTTGTCACTTTGCGAAGCGTCATATTGAGCGACTCGATGGCGTTGGTCGTATAGATCACGCGTCTGATCTCCGGCGGATAGGCAAAAAATGGGATTATGCGGGTCCAGTTCGAGCGCCAGCTTCGAGAGATCGTCGGAAAGCGGGCATCCCACTTGTCGGCAAATTCGTCGAGCCGCTGTTCGGCCTCTGCGTCAGTCGCCGAGCTATAGATCGTTTTAAGGTCCCGGGCCACTTCTTTACGCTCCTTCCAGCCGACGTAATTGAGCGAATGGCGTACCATGTGGACGATGCACAACTGTACCTCAGCTTTCGGAAACACGGTCTCGATCGCTTCGGGAAAGCCTTTGAGCCCGTCAACACAGGCGATAATGATGTCATTAACGCCGCGGTTCTTGAGTTCGGTGACGACCGAAAGCCAGAACTTTGCCCCCTCACTCTGAGCTATCCACATGCCCAGCACTTCCTTCAATCCGTCCATGTTGACACCGATCGCCAGATAAACGGCCTTGTTTCGAACGTGGCCCTGGTCTCGAACCTTGAACTGAAGAGCGTCCAGGTAAAGGATCGGGTAGACCTCGTCAAGCTGCCGGTTCTGCCACGCTTTTACTTCATCAATGACCGCATCGGTGACTGTCGAAACAAGCGTCGGCGAGACTTCCACCTGGTAGATCTCTTCGATGTGCTGCTGTATCTCGCGGGTCGACATCCCACGTGCGTAAAGCGATATGATCTTCTCGTCAAAACCCGTGAATCGCGTCTGATGCTTGCCGACGATCTGCGGCTCGAACGTCCCCGCCCGGTCACGCGGCACCTCGATCGGTACTGTGCCAAAGTTGCCTTTCAGCGTCTTTCTCGATGTCCCGTTGCGCGAATTGCCGCTGCCTCTGCCCGACGCCTCATGCTTTTCGTATCCCACGTGCTCGGTCAGCTCTGCCGCCATCGCTCGCTCCAGCAGCCGCTTCGTCAACTGCTTCAGCAATCCGTCCTCCCCGATCAGATCCTCCGGCTTCTTATAGTCCTTCAATAAATTGTCAATCAGCTCGTTGTCTATGGTCATCTTTCCTCCCTCGCCGAACCTTATCCCATTCGACCGTTAATGACCATTTACACAAAATTATTTACACCCTCTACCTGACGGTACTATATAGACCTGGAGATGGCGTGAATCACGCGTGGAACGCAGGTAATGGGGGCCACAAAGATCATTATTTTTCCTATGGAACTTCAACACCACTTTCTTGTGGTAATAACACTCCATGCATATTTTGCATTTTAGAGGCATCGAGCATTGCAAGGACCACCGTCAACCCAAACGACATCATTCTCAATAATAATTTTTTTGTGAATTTACCCTTACTAACCGCCTTTTTCGAGGTCCTTGAAAAAGAAGGTGCCGCGCACGGTGCAACACGAGCGGATCCGTTCGTGACTGAATGTTGTCACGTCACCGGGAGCCAAGGGTTCCCCTCGATTTTCTTTAATTATAATATGACTTCTCCCTTCAATTCAGCATCTTTCAATAAAGAACTTTCCGGTAATAAGGGTGCAGTTACGCAGTTTTTGAAAACCAACCTTAAACCTTTACTAAGTATGGGTGATATTAGGTTCGTGGCTCGCGAGGATCAGGAAAAATTCAGTCTTGAAAAATGGTACGTCAGTAATGAGCAGATGAAGTCTTTTGACAGCCCGGGCTATCGTGTCCGGATTGATTTTAGGAACAGGATTCAATTATGAAAGTGTATATCTCTGACCTGCAGCATCGAAACGATCAGGAGCGTTACTCAGCTGAACTGCGGAATAACAATAATATTATCGGGTTTACCGATACCTGGCCTGGATGGGACGGGGTAACGATTTTTTTTGATCATGATCATAGTGTCGTCCCACCTGAAAATTTTAAAGCGAATATAGCCTACTTCTCTGTAAGTGGATCGAACCAAAATGAGATCCGACCCGATGGTAAGACCGATGGCTATAAGTTTTGGGCTAGTATCCACCCGAGCCAGGTAAATCTTGTCGCAAAGATTGCCCTTGAAAATAAAAACGAAGTTGAACGTGAAGATGTTTTAATGATTCTCGAACACGACCCCAAACTTGAGGAGTTGTTGCGGCCGTTTGCCTTAATGTCGCCATTCGACACCAGTGAAGGAATAAAAAATGCCAAAGCCGCATTGGACGCATATCTTAATACCGAAAATGCATGAGAATTTTCTTTATTTCCAATACGAAGACGATTGACGGGAATGTTACTCAACACCTGATAGAAGAGTGCGTCTGTACAAAGGACTGGAGTGGGAACCGAGATGAACATAAGGCAAAGGATAGCTATAACAAGCTAGAGGATATTGTCCTGGAAACCGCGCTTTCAGAATATGACGATATCGTCTTTGTTATTGACGTCCACTGCACTTATGAGAAATTAGACGGTAATAAGAAGGCCAAAGTTCAAGATCTTCAAGAACAAGGCGGAGTAGTACTATACCGCCATCTGCTAAGGGCATTAGACGAGTTAGACGCCGGAGCACATAAGAAACTCAAAGTAGTGTTCCACTCGCCGATTGAACAAAAAAAGTTAGTGGCACTTAAGCCGGAGAACTACGTTCTTCTCGAACTCCCTTTTGTTAGAGCCAACTTGGACGGTACGTTTGGCGACGCTTTAAGCAAAAAGATCAATGAATGTATTTCAAAAGATTGGCCCAGGTTCAGCAACGCATCTGAAAATCTCTTAAGCGGCTGGGCCTTGGATAACAAAGACAGGCTTAAAAAAGGTGAAGATCCCATACAGATCGATCTCCATGGGAACAAGCCGATGATTATTGATGATGAGTGGGATGACTGGCAAATAACATTCAAGAAAATTCTCTCGGTCAAGCCTGATTACTTTCTGGATCCACTTGTTGGTGATGAAATAAAAAAGGAATTCCGAAAGCTCAGCACGGACTCTTTTGATCACATAACGACAGACACCTTTAGTAATTATCAACTGATAATTGCGGACCTCTATCTTCATGAGCGCCACGAAACAGATCGATTCAAGACAAACGAATTCGTGAGATCAATCTCAGGTTTTCATCTGTTTCGGAAAATTCGATCTTCCGATGTGGAACCCGCTATACCTGTTATCTTACATACAACAAGTACTAAATTCAAGATTTCCGAAACCCTTAGAGCCTTTGGTTCTTCAGGACAAGTCACCAAACACAATAATCACAGGGCAACTGTTGGTGAAAAGATAGATGTTTACTTGGCCCTGAAAGAAAATCTTGAGGGAATCACTGACGAGTATTCTTATTGTTGGCGAAGGAACATGTATAGTTCCTTGTTGCGGTTAGAGACCGCTTCATATCTTGCGAACATTCCACAAACACCAGCAAGGGATAATGCTTTCGCTGAAGTAAGAGGTTTACTGAAAAATCTTCTGATCGTGAGTGGACAGACTACAGGGCTTGATGAGTCATACATCGAATCATATTTTGAAAACTTCGAGGTGAATCCACTGTCTTTCGGAGCAGTATCCATCATAAGATCAGTTGGGTTAATTCCTGAGACACTCTACAAACTTGGTAGACGACGTGTGCAGACCCCTGAACTCGAATTGGCTAACCATCTGCGAAATCACGCATCACACTCAACCAGCTATAGATTGTTTACTCCGTTTGATGCAGAACTGATAACAATTTTGGTGATAAAGAGCCTACTGGAAAACCATCAGAGGCCGATAAGTGTCCCATTTCCGGACAAGAATGTTGTTTCCTGGTTTAAGGAAGAGCTTACTCATCCCGTCTTTGACTACATGCACTACTACAATCATTGGTTGTCGTACGTGCCTGATCGACTAAAGCAAGAAAATAGCGGCATAAGTGGACGAATTAAGACTTTAGCCAGACATTATGCTTCATCCGGCAAATGGGAATTACTAAGCAAGGAGTATAAAGATGAGTTGGCCAACAGTAAAAGTTTCAGCATTAAGATTGGAGGTTTCTCAGAGTGTATCGTCTTTAATGGAAACAAATGCACGCTTCAACTACCAATTCAACTACCAACTTGAGTTGAGAAATCCTATAGACCATTTATGAAACGAATAGTCTTTATCAATAACAGCGATTTAGAATTACCTAAGATCAAGATAGGAGAGGTTGAGTATGAACCTGAGCAGAAGCGGGCCGGATATCTAGTGCCGTACATGCCTAAGGGCTTTGATAGTCATTTCGATGGCGAAACAATTTTTGTTATTGACGTGCATTGCCGAATTCATGAAAAGGATAATCTGCAAGATCAAGCAGGTTTGACTGTTTATCGATACTTACTCAAATGTTTTACTGGCAGGCAAGATAAGCTAAAAGTTATTTTCTATTCACCAATTCCAGTCGCAAATCTGATTAAAAATAAGCCGGAAAATTATGTTTTGAAGGTTCTTCCGTTTGTCGAATGCAAGTATGCATGTGAAAGTACATTTATCCCCGCAGATGATGAGGCAGATGGAGCAGTCAAGAAGGAGAACTACGCTTGCGGCAATTTGTTCGAAAGAGATCTGATCTCAATTCTTGTTAAAGATAAATGGCCTCAGTTTAATAATGCATCTGAGAACCTTCTGAGTGGTTGGGCACTCGTAAACAAAGAGAAGATCCAGGATGGGAATGACTCCGATGGGAAACTTAGGCTCAATGAGATGAGTTTGTTAATAATCGACGATGAATTAGCAAGTTGGGCACATACATACCAGTGCATCTTCCACGGGACAAACCTCCCGATTGATAAACTTCCGTCGCAGCAGAAGTTTAAAGAAGTTTGGAATAACGGAAATGGAATCGAGAGTTGGTTGGAACTTGCCAAGCGTAGTGATGCCATATTATCTGATCTATATATAGAGGAGAATCACGAAGACACAAATCCATACAAGTCGATCAGCGACCTGGAAAAGATTTCCGGTTACAAACTTTTCAAACGTATAAAGGAAGAATATCCATATCTTCCTTACATGATGTTCACTTTAAGTAACAAGGTATGGAATGCTGATGCGTTCCGATCTGAGGGCGTTTGGGCGTGGGCTGTAAAGGAAACGTCTTTGGATACAACTCGTGAAAACAAGAAAGCACAGTTCGAGCATTTCGAAGCTTGTATAAAAAAACTTGTTGATCCTGAATGCCGCTTCTATGCAAAGGTTTGGAAGCGACTTCTAGAGCTTAAAAAAGCGGAACATACCACCTTATGGTGGCATACGAAGGAGCAGGATTCGGTGAAAATCATAGAAGAGTGCATCCTTGTTCTTGATACAGTTTTTAGCCAGCGATCGACCTTTGAAACAAAGAAAGTCGCTGACTTTGAAGGGCGACTTTGTTCCGTAGTGCTAAACAATATTGGGGGGCTTTGTGAAGTTTTAGAGATCAACCCTGATTCTGGTAAGCAGAATGTGAGCTTAGTAGCTTCATACATATGGAGAGTACGTAGCTTTTATTCGCACAAATTATCGTATCGTCGAGCTAAACCGTTAGAAGTGTTGTTTTGTGTCGATTTATTCATTGGTCTGCTTCTTCTAGACAATTCCAGCTTTGAAGGGTTGGAAACGCGCAAGATGCTTTGGAAAGACGATGGTAGGCCGGACAACGCCAATATAAACTATTTTCGACAATTTGACTCGTTTATCTCTGAATGCGGTATAACCTTTGTTCGGGAAATACGTGACTCATTAGCGGATCGCTTCAAAGACGTTAATTATGATGTCATCTCCGATTTTTATGATAGAAGGATTGCCGAAGAAAAGCGCAAAGTAAAAAGCGCGAATGCCGCTTTGGCCGCTTTAAGAGCCATCAAAAAAATGAACACTCAATCTCGATAATGTCTAATGGTATTCACATTTGTAATTCAGGAGCGTCTGGGCCATCCGGTTGGGAAATTGTCGACACCGACGCGAAATTGCAGGATGGTCCTGTGCCCCCAGATTCTTTTTGGTTGGTCAATATTCACTTAAACTGGGGAGGTCGTTTCTTATCGAGCGACTACGGGTTTGATGTGGCCAACATCATTAGAACAAAGTTGAAATCAACTGCACCTATTATTTTCTACAGCCCAATTAAAGCAAGTTACTTTGAAAGGAGAAGCGAAAAGAAACTCAAATACAAAATACTTTTTGGCAGAGGCTCTGGATTCATAGAGTCTCCGTTTACACAATCCGACCTGGATGAAGTCATTAAGAATACGCCTCCTCTAACTCCATCTGCATTGCATGATGTGGTGACCATGCTTGCTGATGTTAAGGGAATGGTGCTTGACAAACTTAATCACAATCTCAAATTTGGAAACGATCCATTGCCTTACTTCAATGAAGTCGAACCGTTTCTAAGCCAGATACAGAAGACGCTCGTTGAGTTTGATAATTATCGCGACAAGCTTGTGAAAGCCCGTTCAGAAAATAACGAAACTGAATTCCGGGAAATCAAAGAAGCATTTTTGGGGCTTTGCGCCGCATCTCTTACAGAGCAAGGACAATCTGCTGCTCCGATGACTGCCAAGAAACATAAGATACTTCTTGTCGAAGACAATGAGAACCAGCTTAAGGAAGCGGTTGATTTTTTGAACAAGAGTTTTGAAGTAGTTGCTGAAAGCGACGCCCAGAATGCAATTGATATACTGGATGCAGATACAGGTAATGAGATACTTGCGGTTATTTGCGATTGGCGGCTCTACAAAGACGGTTCAGAATACTGGCAAAAATATCAAGGGTACGAGATCTTGGATCATGCCTCAAAGAATGGATTCAGAGCGCTTTTTGCACTCACATCGCAGGCTGACTTTGTAGTTCATCAGATAAGAAACGCAACCGATTTTCGTTTTCAATTAGTAAAAAAACAGAACGTCGAGAATGATCAGCAAAAAGCACTTTTTGCCGATATGATCGCAACTGGTTGTGCCGATGCTCTGACCATTCTCTCAGAGAGGCCAAACTCGGCGTCATGGACAAATGAAGACAACGGAGTTTCTTACCAGAAGTTGTATCTCCAAACCAAACACAGCTTAGAAGCAGCCGCATTTTTTGCGTCAGTCGCATCAAAGGCCGACGAAGTTTGGGCTTATGTAACCGAGCAAAGTAAGAACAACTATAGGGACATTACTGATATCCGTGATCGGTTCGGGTTAAAGATGTCCAAGAAACATAAGCAGCTTTTTCCTGTACTTGTACTCAGATTGGTATGGTTCGCAATGTGGACAACTTTGAGCGATACGGAAAGGGATGATACGCGTGTGTTTGTGAGGATGTACAAGATACTTTGCACGGGCAATTATTCCGGAACCACGATCGAATACCACAAGAACAATGCTAATCAGGAAGTAAGCCGAATGTGCTTAACCCGAGAAGATGTTCAGGGCGGCGTAATGCTTCCCCACGAACGAGCCTGGCTGCTGAAACACGGATTGTTAAAGTAGAGAGGCACAAATAGAAAATTAAAAGGGCTTGTCATTTATTAAATGGCGAGCCTTTTCTATTCAAATAATTCCAGCTAATCCTGCCGTAAATTATCATGCAAAAAATTGAAAAAGATAGCAGCAAGAAAGGTTGTCCGAAATAAGCAACCGGTTCGCTACAGATAATTTCAGCTAATTTATGCGATGCACATAATGACTCTTGTGAGGACGATTTCAACCAAAGGAGGTAGCGATATGGGAGGAATATAAAACAACCGGGGCGGGCAACCGCCCAACAACTCTCAAGTCTTCGCTGTCGC
Proteins encoded in this region:
- a CDS encoding IS256 family transposase, which produces MTIDNELIDNLLKDYKKPEDLIGEDGLLKQLTKRLLERAMAAELTEHVGYEKHEASGRGSGNSRNGTSRKTLKGNFGTVPIEVPRDRAGTFEPQIVGKHQTRFTGFDEKIISLYARGMSTREIQQHIEEIYQVEVSPTLVSTVTDAVIDEVKAWQNRQLDEVYPILYLDALQFKVRDQGHVRNKAVYLAIGVNMDGLKEVLGMWIAQSEGAKFWLSVVTELKNRGVNDIIIACVDGLKGFPEAIETVFPKAEVQLCIVHMVRHSLNYVGWKERKEVARDLKTIYSSATDAEAEQRLDEFADKWDARFPTISRSWRSNWTRIIPFFAYPPEIRRVIYTTNAIESLNMTLRKVTKARGSFPNDEAVQKLLYLALRNITKKWTMPIRDWKAALSRFAIVYEDRLPQS
- a CDS encoding response regulator; translation: MSNGIHICNSGASGPSGWEIVDTDAKLQDGPVPPDSFWLVNIHLNWGGRFLSSDYGFDVANIIRTKLKSTAPIIFYSPIKASYFERRSEKKLKYKILFGRGSGFIESPFTQSDLDEVIKNTPPLTPSALHDVVTMLADVKGMVLDKLNHNLKFGNDPLPYFNEVEPFLSQIQKTLVEFDNYRDKLVKARSENNETEFREIKEAFLGLCAASLTEQGQSAAPMTAKKHKILLVEDNENQLKEAVDFLNKSFEVVAESDAQNAIDILDADTGNEILAVICDWRLYKDGSEYWQKYQGYEILDHASKNGFRALFALTSQADFVVHQIRNATDFRFQLVKKQNVENDQQKALFADMIATGCADALTILSERPNSASWTNEDNGVSYQKLYLQTKHSLEAAAFFASVASKADEVWAYVTEQSKNNYRDITDIRDRFGLKMSKKHKQLFPVLVLRLVWFAMWTTLSDTERDDTRVFVRMYKILCTGNYSGTTIEYHKNNANQEVSRMCLTREDVQGGVMLPHERAWLLKHGLLK